In Calothrix sp. PCC 7507, one DNA window encodes the following:
- a CDS encoding type II toxin-antitoxin system RelE/ParE family toxin: MSWEIEYTDNFESWWQTLTEDQQDDVVSVVQLLEERGTQLSFPYSSSINGSKHSHMRELRIQSGGDPIRVFYAFDPRRVAILLIGGDKTGDNRFYEKYIPIADQLYDDYLQEIREEGLI, encoded by the coding sequence ATGTCGTGGGAGATAGAATACACTGATAACTTTGAGAGTTGGTGGCAAACTCTCACTGAAGATCAACAAGATGACGTGGTTAGTGTTGTTCAACTGCTAGAAGAAAGGGGAACACAGCTATCTTTTCCCTATTCGTCCAGCATTAACGGTTCAAAACACTCTCACATGAGAGAATTACGTATACAAAGTGGCGGCGATCCCATTCGAGTTTTTTACGCTTTTGATCCAAGACGAGTTGCTATTCTACTCATTGGCGGTGATAAAACGGGAGATAACCGCTTTTATGAAAAATATATCCCTATTGCCGATCAACTTTATGATGATTACCTTCAGGAGATTAGAGAGGAAGGATTAATATGA
- a CDS encoding ABC transporter ATP-binding protein — MSDTVIRVENLGKKYILGHQQQERYTALRDVITNGAKGLVNALQNGKGKSENNQEEFWALKDVSFEIKQGDRVGIIGRNGAGKSTLLKILSRITEPTKGSIKIQGRVASLLEVGTGFHPELTGRENIYLNGAILGMGKEEIKRKFDEIVAFAEVEKFLDTPVKRYSSGMYVRLAFAVAAHLEPEILIVDEVLAVGDAQFQKKCLGKMEDVGKEGRTVLFVSHNMSTIQSLCSRCILLKTGQVIEDGQPSNVLQYYLQDDSITDYFVRPFQKNGNPTIITGKILSSANPNDHEIQILLEIYSETRYYTGLDIRLFDAMGIAIVFGTFRPSQIEISPGTNSVLFNFPTNQLALGSYIISLDLSLPNILYFDRVEHCLTFEVFRQLENGNHAELSQAWGFGSVEFQLDIISHVLK, encoded by the coding sequence ATGTCTGACACTGTTATTCGAGTTGAAAATTTAGGTAAAAAATATATTCTTGGGCATCAGCAACAGGAGCGTTATACTGCACTGCGGGATGTCATTACTAATGGGGCTAAGGGGTTAGTTAATGCGTTGCAAAATGGCAAAGGTAAAAGTGAAAATAATCAAGAGGAATTTTGGGCGCTGAAGGATGTATCTTTTGAGATTAAGCAGGGTGATAGGGTTGGAATTATTGGGCGCAATGGTGCGGGGAAATCAACGCTATTAAAGATTTTAAGCCGGATTACGGAACCGACAAAAGGCAGCATTAAAATTCAGGGAAGGGTTGCTAGTTTGTTGGAGGTGGGTACGGGGTTTCATCCTGAGTTGACTGGTAGGGAGAATATCTATCTCAATGGTGCAATTTTGGGGATGGGTAAGGAGGAGATTAAACGCAAGTTTGATGAAATTGTGGCCTTTGCGGAGGTGGAGAAGTTTTTAGATACGCCGGTAAAGCGGTATTCTTCGGGGATGTATGTACGGTTGGCGTTTGCAGTGGCGGCGCATTTGGAACCGGAGATTTTGATTGTGGATGAAGTTTTGGCGGTGGGTGATGCTCAGTTTCAGAAGAAGTGTTTGGGGAAGATGGAAGATGTGGGGAAGGAAGGGCGGACGGTACTGTTTGTCAGTCACAACATGAGTACAATTCAATCGCTATGTAGCCGCTGTATTTTGCTTAAAACAGGACAAGTAATTGAAGATGGTCAACCATCTAATGTTCTTCAGTATTACTTACAAGACGATTCCATAACAGATTATTTTGTTCGTCCCTTTCAGAAAAATGGAAACCCTACCATCATAACAGGTAAAATTTTATCTAGTGCCAATCCAAATGACCATGAAATTCAAATTCTTCTGGAAATTTATTCGGAAACCCGATATTATACAGGCTTAGATATACGGTTATTTGATGCGATGGGTATTGCCATTGTTTTTGGAACCTTCCGACCTTCTCAGATAGAAATATCTCCAGGGACAAATTCAGTCCTTTTTAATTTTCCAACTAATCAACTTGCTTTAGGTTCCTATATTATTAGTTTAGATTTAAGTTTGCCTAATATCTTATATTTTGATCGTGTTGAACATTGCCTCACATTTGAGGTATTCCGACAACTCGAAAATGGTAACCATGCTGAATTATCTCAAGCCTGGGGTTTTGGATCTGTGGAGTTTCAACTAGATATAATTTCTCATGTCTTGAAATGA
- a CDS encoding glycosyltransferase family 2 protein → MEISIIIPTLNRASSLELAIKSFCLQNCSPDNFEILVVDNGSTDNTKDITETARNAFPSHQIRYIYEPEPGLLSGRHRGALEAKGDILTFVDDDIEADPNWLQAIKESFDDPTVQIVGGRNLPKYEVEPPEWLEWFWSDHPYGKLCGELSLLDFGEQIRDIDANYVWGLNFSIRKSTLFELDGFHPDCIPKHLQYLQGDGETGLTQKAKIKGYKAIYQPNALVFHNVSKDRMTYEYFDKRYFYQGVCDSYSLIRKNQDKLKDVSFLQKNQDFFRKIKQLGKKIISIKSDKNIKNEKDALKARFHHSYQKGYQFHQNAVHKNPELLNWVLKKDYWDYTLPKINITHD, encoded by the coding sequence ATGGAAATATCTATTATAATTCCTACATTAAATCGTGCCAGTTCATTGGAATTAGCAATAAAATCCTTCTGTTTGCAAAACTGTTCTCCTGACAACTTTGAAATTCTCGTAGTCGATAACGGCTCCACCGACAACACTAAAGATATTACAGAAACTGCTAGAAATGCATTCCCTTCCCATCAAATACGTTACATTTACGAACCCGAACCAGGATTATTATCAGGTCGCCATCGGGGAGCATTAGAAGCAAAAGGTGACATTTTAACCTTTGTAGATGACGATATTGAAGCAGACCCCAACTGGTTGCAAGCAATTAAAGAATCATTTGATGATCCTACAGTTCAAATTGTAGGTGGGCGTAATTTACCTAAGTATGAAGTTGAACCACCTGAATGGCTGGAGTGGTTTTGGTCAGATCATCCCTATGGCAAATTATGTGGTGAGTTAAGTCTGCTAGATTTTGGTGAACAAATTCGAGATATTGATGCTAATTATGTTTGGGGATTAAATTTCTCAATTCGTAAAAGTACTTTATTTGAATTAGATGGTTTTCATCCAGATTGTATTCCTAAACATTTGCAATATTTACAGGGAGATGGAGAAACAGGTCTAACTCAAAAAGCCAAAATCAAGGGATACAAAGCGATTTATCAACCTAATGCTTTGGTATTTCATAATGTTTCTAAAGACCGAATGACATATGAATATTTTGATAAGCGTTACTTTTATCAAGGGGTTTGTGATTCTTATTCACTTATTAGAAAAAATCAAGATAAATTAAAAGATGTGAGTTTTCTACAAAAGAACCAAGATTTTTTTAGAAAAATCAAGCAATTAGGAAAAAAAATAATTAGTATAAAAAGCGATAAAAATATAAAAAATGAAAAAGATGCACTAAAAGCTCGCTTCCATCACTCTTACCAAAAAGGCTACCAATTTCACCAAAATGCTGTCCACAAAAATCCCGAACTCTTAAACTGGGTTCTAAAAAAGGATTACTGGGACTATACATTACCCAAAATAAATATCACTCATGATTGA
- a CDS encoding DegT/DnrJ/EryC1/StrS aminotransferase family protein: MNPIPVNEPLLDGNEKKYLIQCIDTGWISSEGPFVKQLEEEFAARVGRKYGIAVSNGSVALDAAVAALDISHGDEVILPTFTIISCAAAIVRAGAVPVVVDSDPVTWNMDVSQVEAKITPRTKAIMVVHIYGLPVDMDSVLNLADKYGLYVIEDAAEMHGQTYKNRPCGSFGDISTFSFYPNKHITTGEGGIIVTDNPQLAARCQSLRNLCFQPQKRFIHEELGWNMRMSNLQAALGVAQLERLDEFVNRKHWIGQRYTELLADTPGIQLPLAKTDYAENIYWVYGIVLKDEVPFDAEVAMRRLADLKIGTRPFFWCMHEQPVFRKMGLFEDASYPVAEKLARRGFYVPSGLALTEEQIEQVAGTLREVLQ; this comes from the coding sequence ATGAACCCAATTCCTGTTAACGAGCCATTATTAGATGGCAACGAAAAAAAATATCTCATACAGTGTATTGATACTGGCTGGATTTCCTCAGAAGGCCCTTTCGTCAAGCAGCTAGAAGAAGAATTTGCTGCTCGTGTCGGGCGCAAATATGGCATAGCCGTCAGCAACGGTTCTGTTGCTCTTGATGCTGCTGTTGCTGCGCTGGATATTTCCCACGGTGATGAGGTAATTTTGCCGACATTCACCATTATTTCCTGTGCTGCTGCTATAGTCCGTGCTGGCGCTGTCCCTGTAGTTGTAGATTCAGATCCAGTCACTTGGAATATGGATGTCAGCCAGGTTGAGGCGAAAATTACCCCCCGGACAAAAGCCATCATGGTTGTTCACATCTACGGCTTGCCAGTGGATATGGACTCTGTGCTAAATTTGGCTGATAAATATGGATTATATGTCATCGAAGATGCTGCCGAGATGCATGGGCAGACCTATAAAAACCGTCCTTGCGGTAGCTTTGGCGATATCAGCACCTTTAGCTTTTACCCCAATAAACACATCACTACAGGTGAAGGGGGAATAATTGTTACAGACAATCCCCAGTTAGCTGCACGCTGTCAATCTTTGCGTAACCTCTGCTTCCAGCCCCAAAAGCGATTTATCCATGAAGAATTGGGGTGGAATATGCGGATGAGCAACCTACAAGCAGCCCTGGGTGTGGCTCAATTAGAACGCTTAGATGAGTTTGTTAACCGCAAACATTGGATAGGTCAGCGTTACACTGAGTTATTAGCAGACACACCAGGTATTCAGTTACCATTAGCCAAGACTGACTACGCAGAAAACATTTATTGGGTTTACGGCATTGTATTGAAGGATGAAGTTCCCTTTGATGCTGAAGTCGCAATGAGAAGACTAGCCGATTTAAAGATTGGAACTCGTCCTTTCTTCTGGTGTATGCATGAGCAACCTGTGTTTCGGAAGATGGGATTATTTGAGGATGCATCCTATCCAGTCGCGGAAAAGTTAGCCCGTCGTGGGTTTTATGTTCCTAGTGGACTGGCGTTAACTGAAGAACAGATTGAGCAGGTTGCTGGTACTTTGCGGGAGGTTTTGCAATGA
- a CDS encoding class I SAM-dependent methyltransferase encodes MSVFGNYARYYDLLYRDKDYVGEAQFIHQLIQTHAPNAQNILELGCGTGNHAVLLAKEGYKIHGVDFSQEMLDKAESRLSQLPPDLTSRLNFSQGDIRQVRLNQTFDVVISLFHVISYQTTNEDLLAAFATVKEHLKPGGIFIFDVWYGPAVLTERPTVRVKRLEDEEILVTRIAEPVMHPNENLVDVNYQVFIKNKASGVVEDLQETHQMRYLFKPEIEFLCDTFQLLPIESYEWMTKQKASLETWSVCFVFHKTFDQ; translated from the coding sequence ATGAGTGTTTTTGGTAATTATGCCCGTTACTATGACCTACTCTACCGAGACAAAGATTATGTAGGAGAAGCTCAATTTATTCATCAGTTAATTCAAACCCATGCACCTAATGCACAGAACATCCTTGAGCTAGGCTGTGGTACAGGTAATCATGCAGTTTTACTAGCCAAAGAAGGATACAAAATTCACGGTGTAGATTTTAGTCAGGAGATGCTGGATAAAGCTGAAAGTCGCCTCTCCCAACTTCCTCCAGACTTAACATCTAGACTGAATTTTTCTCAAGGAGATATCCGCCAAGTAAGACTGAATCAGACATTTGATGTTGTTATATCCCTATTTCATGTCATTAGCTACCAAACAACCAATGAAGATTTACTAGCAGCTTTTGCAACTGTTAAAGAACATTTAAAGCCTGGCGGTATTTTTATCTTTGATGTTTGGTACGGACCAGCAGTATTGACTGAACGTCCTACAGTCAGAGTGAAACGTTTGGAAGATGAGGAAATACTCGTTACCAGAATTGCCGAGCCAGTAATGCATCCTAATGAAAATTTAGTAGATGTCAATTACCAAGTCTTCATTAAAAACAAAGCTAGTGGTGTTGTGGAAGATTTGCAGGAAACACACCAAATGCGCTATTTATTTAAGCCTGAAATAGAGTTTCTATGCGATACTTTTCAGCTTCTACCTATAGAAAGCTATGAATGGATGACAAAACAGAAAGCTAGTTTGGAAACTTGGAGCGTTTGTTTTGTTTTTCATAAAACATTCGATCAATAG
- a CDS encoding glycosyl transferase — protein MEQQKWIGIFQAEWPVQCHTINSCIMLAEQGFCVDLFLYNTPVFIELAQTKKITNINIHDLSKYPNNLIARKNLFSRIIHGISWRWQIILNKIHEIYLLKYKDANDKILYFFIPDDITQQVYSIIGEKYYQCLIGVEKLGLVWAGSIGNKRNIPYAYHSLELYTKDHPIYNKSLKNKILKKAEEKYHQQSNFTIIQDPQRAEILLQDNGVSKTTIAYLPISLLGGIYQGKSDEFKHKLNNIKNSISILQFGQIARFGLELAQVAQEFPPEWKLIIHDGLAISQWNDNELVKKIQTIDVDRRIKLSLDKLEAQQIKQLVASTHIGLVLYYNSCKNDALTIFASEKLALYLQCGVPIIAFNYPGYEIVEKFNFGVLINSIEDLPNAIRKIIINYDLYSVNAHNIFKKFYSFEENFFTVIKVINNLSNLRC, from the coding sequence ATGGAACAGCAAAAATGGATTGGTATTTTTCAGGCAGAATGGCCTGTGCAATGCCACACAATAAACAGTTGTATCATGTTAGCAGAACAAGGATTCTGCGTTGACTTATTTTTGTATAATACGCCAGTATTTATCGAACTTGCTCAAACAAAAAAAATAACGAATATTAACATCCACGATTTATCTAAGTATCCTAATAATTTGATTGCCAGAAAAAACTTATTTTCCAGGATAATTCATGGTATCTCTTGGCGCTGGCAAATAATTTTAAATAAAATTCATGAGATATATCTGCTTAAATATAAGGATGCTAATGATAAAATTTTGTATTTTTTTATTCCTGATGATATTACCCAACAAGTTTATAGCATCATAGGAGAAAAATATTATCAATGTTTGATAGGCGTTGAAAAGCTGGGACTTGTATGGGCTGGTAGCATTGGTAATAAAAGAAATATACCATATGCTTATCATAGTCTTGAACTGTACACCAAAGACCATCCTATATATAATAAATCCTTAAAAAATAAGATACTCAAGAAGGCAGAAGAGAAATATCATCAACAAAGTAATTTTACGATTATTCAAGATCCTCAAAGAGCAGAGATATTACTTCAAGATAATGGAGTAAGTAAAACTACGATTGCTTATCTTCCCATTTCATTGCTAGGAGGCATTTATCAAGGTAAATCAGATGAATTCAAGCATAAATTAAATAATATAAAAAACTCAATATCTATACTTCAATTTGGTCAAATTGCTAGGTTCGGACTTGAATTAGCTCAAGTAGCTCAAGAGTTTCCTCCCGAATGGAAATTAATTATTCATGACGGTTTGGCAATTAGTCAATGGAATGATAACGAGCTAGTTAAAAAGATTCAGACAATAGATGTCGATAGACGAATTAAACTTTCTTTAGATAAATTAGAAGCACAACAAATAAAACAACTTGTTGCTTCTACACATATAGGTCTAGTTTTATATTATAATTCATGTAAAAATGATGCTTTAACTATATTTGCCTCTGAAAAATTAGCTCTATATCTTCAATGCGGTGTCCCGATTATTGCATTCAATTATCCTGGATATGAGATAGTAGAAAAATTCAACTTCGGGGTATTGATTAACTCTATTGAGGATTTACCTAATGCAATTAGAAAAATCATAATTAACTATGATTTATATTCTGTTAATGCACATAATATTTTTAAAAAGTTTTATAGCTTTGAGGAGAATTTTTTTACAGTTATTAAAGTTATAAACAACCTATCAAATCTTAGGTGTTAA